One Mycobacterium paraseoulense genomic window, ACCGGTCCCACTACGAGAACGTACTGATCACCCGCGTGCACCCCGAGACGTTGTGGCCACGCACCACGGTGCTCGATGCCGGGGACATCTGGCAGCGGCGGTATCGCGACATCAACGACTGGGAGCGCTACCTGACCGACAACGGGACCGTCATCGTCAAGCTGTTCCTCAACCTCTCCAAAGACGAACAGGCGCGCCGGTTCCTCGATCGCATCGATGAACCCGAGAAGAACTGGAAGTTCTCCGTCGCGGATCTACGCGAGCGCGCGTTCTGGGACGACTACCAGCGGGCGTTTCAAGACATGCTCAGCCACACCAGCACCGCCTGGGCACCCTGGCACGTGATCCCCGCCGACCACAAATGGTTTAGCCACGTGTCGACGTCGGCGGTGCTCTTGGAGACGTTGCGGGCGCTCAACCCGCAGTATCCCCAAGTCGATGCTGCCGCCAAAGCGCAGCTGGCGGAGGCGCGGAAGGAGTTGACGGGCAACGAGGGCACCGCGGCCGCACCGTCGTAACCTGGACCCGTGGCGCTCACGCTGAACCAGGCGCGCCGGATCTACGACCGGATCGGACGCGTCCAGGACTGGCAGGCCTTCTACGAGGACGCGACGATAAACCGCCTGGTGGCCCAGGCGGCCCTCGCCGGGGACCAAACCATTTTCGAATTCGGTTGCGGCACAGGCCGTTTAGCTGCTCAGCTGCTGGGGGCGCTGCCTCCCAGTGTCAACTACTTCGGCGTCGATATCAGCCCGGTGATGATCGACTTGGCCACCCGCCGGCTGGCCGCCTGGACCGAGCGGGCCAAGGTGGTGCTGGTGGACGGCTCGCTGCCGCTGCCGGCCGATGACGGATTCGCCGATCGGGTGGTGTCCACCTTCGTGTTCGACCTGCTCGACGAAACCTACGCACGGGCCGTGCTGGACGATCTGCGGCGGATCCTCGCGCCCAACGGCCGGCTCTGCCTGGCCAGCCTCACGTACGGGGAGCGGCCGCTCGAACGGGCTGTCTCGCGAGGCTGGAGCGCCATCTGGCGCATGGCGCCGCAGGTGTTGGGCGGGTGTCGCCCCATCAGCACGACCGCCCTGCTGGCACACGACTGGAACATCGAGCATCACTCCCGCGTGCATCGTTGCGGACTTGTCATGGACGTCGTCATCGCGGCTCCGAACACACGCTGAACGAGGCGCCCGGCGACTTGTGACCGAAGCGTCCGCCCCGACAGCGCTGGTGATCAGCAGCCGACCGGGCCGCCGCCCGCTGGGCAGCTGGGTATGGTGATCGGGATGCAGCTCACCGACGTCGTCGAGACGGCGAACGCGAGCAGCAGCGCAAACACGACCTTCTTCCCCCTGTTCACGCTGGGGAGCTTACCGCCGGCCCGCGATCCCCGTGGTGTGCCCGTAGATCGGTTATCGCCTTGCGGCGCAAGGCGACTGCGCCGGTGGGATCGCTACTGCGTGGCCACGAACGAGAAGTTCCTGGCAGAGGAGACCAGGTCCGGGTCGACGACGCAGCGGGTGCCGTCCACGTTTGCCGGCCCCGACCCCACCTTGGCCGCCGCCGCGGCACCGGCGGCGTTGCGGGTGGGGCCCCAGCCGCCGACGAGGCCGTGACCGTTATCCGACAGGGCCACACAGCCACCCCGACCCTCGGCAAGAACGCGGCAATCGGTGGCGCCGTGCCGCTCGGCGCAGTGACTGATCGCGTAGGCCTCAACGTCACCCAGACTGGCCGCGTTGCCGCCAACCGTGACTTCGACGGCGTGGGCGGAATCCGACCCCGCGATCACGATGTACCCACCCTGGGCCTGTGCCGGTGCGGCCAGTCCGACCGCACAGAGAGCAAGAATCGCTGCGGTGGCAAGGGGCTTGAACACATGCTTCCTTTCGCAGCGCCCGGGCAGTAATGAGCGCCGTAGTAATACGGTGCTCGCTCAGTGCGGGATGTGCCCCGTCATTAACAAGGCTTTGACACGGGCGTAGCAAATCTTCACGGGCGACGCCCCCTGCGAGACAGATTGTGACGAGCCTCAAACATCGAAAGTGACGCACCTCATAGCCTGACCAGCATCAATTAGGGCATCCTAACCATTCGTTCGTGTATCTAATGGCTGGGAGAGCGATGGCCGACCTGAACTTTGCCTATGACCTGACCCTCGACGAGGCGCGTCGACGCAGCGCGGTGCTCGACGCGATGGGGGATGACTGGGACCCGGTCGCCGTCCTCGCGGAGGAACAGACGGCCTACGACATGCTGTACTCGAACTTGGACGCCGAGCAGCAGCGGGTCTACGACGAGCTGGTCCGTGCCGGCGTCCTGCCCTCACGGACGGCTGATCGTGTTACCGATTGACCCGACCGCCGACCGTAGCCGCCGCGCCTGGCTGCCCTGCCCGCGCTGCGATCACCGCGCCCACTGCGGTGAATGCCGCGACCGGCGGAACTGCGATACGCACTGGCAGTACCTGCTGAGCAACCGGGGAACGCTGGTGCACCTGCAGTGCTCGGATTGCGGACATCTCTGGTCGACCGACACGCATCGCCGCACCGCCTAGCGTCCGGGCGGCGACCTCATGGCAAGTACTCGCCAACCGGTCACCGGGCGCTGAAGGCAAAAACCGTTGTCGAGTCGTAGGTCTGGTCTGGTTTGAGCGTGGTGCTCGGGAAGCTCGGGTGATTCGGAGAATCGGGGTAGTGCTGGGTTTCCATCGTGAATCCCGCACCCTGCCGGTAGGTATGCCCGCTGGTGCCGGTGAACGTCCCGTCGATGAAGTTGGACGTGTAGAACTGCAGACCGGGCTCGGTTGTGGACACAGTCAAGGTCCGCCCCGACTTCGGATCCTCGGCCCTGGCCGCCTCCACCAGTCCGGTGTTGTTGCCACGGTTGATCACCCAGTTGTGGTCGTAACCCCGGGCCAGCAACAGCTGCGGGTCGTCGGCGGTGATATGCGCGCCGATCGCGGTCGGTGATGTGAAATCAAACGGTGTGCCCTTCACCGGGGCGATCCGCCCGGTCGGGATCTGTGTGGGGTCGGTCGGCAGGTAGTTGTCGGCATAGATGGCGACCTTCTGGTCGTAGACGTCGAGCGTCTCCTCACCTGCCAGGTTGAAGTAGCTGTGATTGGTCAGGTTGATCACGGTCGGCGCATCGGTGGTCGCGTGGTAGTCGATGCGCAGTTCGTTGTTGTGGTCCAGGGTGTAGGTGACGGTAGTCGTCAGCATTCCGGGATAGCCCATTTCTCCTGCGGGACTGACATATTGGAGCTTGAGGCTCACGCTGTCGCCACCGTTGAGTTGCGTGGCCTGCCACACCTTCGTGTCGAATCCCGCGGTGCCGCCATGCAGGCTGTTGCCATTATTGTTGGTCGGCAAGTGATACTCGTTGCCGTTCAACGGGAAAGATCCCTTGGCGATCCGGTTGCCGTAGCGGCCGATGATCGCGCCGAAATAGGTCTTGGCGGACCCCGTGTTGTTCAGGTAGCCGACCAGGCTCGGAAAGCCCAGCACCACATTGTCGACATGTCCGATGCGATCGGGGACCTCGAGCGACTGAATGATGCCGCCGTAGGTCAGGATTCGGACGCGCATGCCGTGCCCGCTGGTGATCGTGTAGCGGATCACCGGGGTTCCACCGACTTGACCGAACGGCTCGCTGGTGATTGATGGCGGACCCGCGGGCGTCGATGCATTGCCACCGTCGGCGGTGGAGTTCGTCGTCGTGTTGCCACACGCCGCCAAGCCCGTTGCACCGGCGAGTGCGATCAGTTGAAGTAGCCGTTTCCCGCGCATCGGCGCTCCTCGCATTGGTACCGAAACCACCCGTGCAGCTCGAGATGAGGAAGGATCATGGCCATCAGCGTGATCACCGCGCCAGACCCTGGACGAGGATAGCGCCAGCATCGCGCGAACCCCGATGGCCCGAGGACAATGACTGTCATGGACGCTGAACTGAAACGCTGGCTGGACTCCGGGGAGTACTTCGACTACCTCGGATTCGACATCTTCTACCGCGTGGCGGGCAGCGGACCTCCGCTGTTGCTGATCCACGGTTATCCGTTCAATTCCTTTGACTGGGCACGCATTTGGCCCACGCTGTCCCAACGGTTCACTGTGATCGCCCCGGACATGATCGGCATGGGGTTCTCCGCCAAGCCCGTGGCCTACGAGTACTCGGTGACAGACCACGCCGACATGCACGAAGCGCTGCTGGCGCACCTCGACATCGGCAACGCGCACATCCTGGCCCACGACATCGGCGACTCCGTGGGCCAGGAACTGTTGGCCCGTCACGAGTACGGTCAACAAACGTACGGCGAATGGCGCATCGACTCGATCACCTGGCTCAACGGGGGGATGTTCATCGAGGCCTACACGCCCAGGGCGG contains:
- a CDS encoding polyphosphate kinase 2 family protein; translation: MVIVAHNQEAKLSALWKRLAEATRVAPGSKVNLARDFDPDRHDKQLGKDHGAAVLADAKTALLDLQDRFFARADRSLLIILQAIDAAGKDGTIKHVMSGLNPEGVDVYSFKAPSATEQAHDYLWRHQRSLPELGRIAVFNRSHYENVLITRVHPETLWPRTTVLDAGDIWQRRYRDINDWERYLTDNGTVIVKLFLNLSKDEQARRFLDRIDEPEKNWKFSVADLRERAFWDDYQRAFQDMLSHTSTAWAPWHVIPADHKWFSHVSTSAVLLETLRALNPQYPQVDAAAKAQLAEARKELTGNEGTAAAPS
- a CDS encoding class I SAM-dependent methyltransferase codes for the protein MALTLNQARRIYDRIGRVQDWQAFYEDATINRLVAQAALAGDQTIFEFGCGTGRLAAQLLGALPPSVNYFGVDISPVMIDLATRRLAAWTERAKVVLVDGSLPLPADDGFADRVVSTFVFDLLDETYARAVLDDLRRILAPNGRLCLASLTYGERPLERAVSRGWSAIWRMAPQVLGGCRPISTTALLAHDWNIEHHSRVHRCGLVMDVVIAAPNTR
- a CDS encoding DUF4189 domain-containing protein — its product is MFKPLATAAILALCAVGLAAPAQAQGGYIVIAGSDSAHAVEVTVGGNAASLGDVEAYAISHCAERHGATDCRVLAEGRGGCVALSDNGHGLVGGWGPTRNAAGAAAAAKVGSGPANVDGTRCVVDPDLVSSARNFSFVATQ
- a CDS encoding DUF6400 family protein, with product MADLNFAYDLTLDEARRRSAVLDAMGDDWDPVAVLAEEQTAYDMLYSNLDAEQQRVYDELVRAGVLPSRTADRVTD
- a CDS encoding aldose epimerase family protein — its product is MRGKRLLQLIALAGATGLAACGNTTTNSTADGGNASTPAGPPSITSEPFGQVGGTPVIRYTITSGHGMRVRILTYGGIIQSLEVPDRIGHVDNVVLGFPSLVGYLNNTGSAKTYFGAIIGRYGNRIAKGSFPLNGNEYHLPTNNNGNSLHGGTAGFDTKVWQATQLNGGDSVSLKLQYVSPAGEMGYPGMLTTTVTYTLDHNNELRIDYHATTDAPTVINLTNHSYFNLAGEETLDVYDQKVAIYADNYLPTDPTQIPTGRIAPVKGTPFDFTSPTAIGAHITADDPQLLLARGYDHNWVINRGNNTGLVEAARAEDPKSGRTLTVSTTEPGLQFYTSNFIDGTFTGTSGHTYRQGAGFTMETQHYPDSPNHPSFPSTTLKPDQTYDSTTVFAFSAR